gaattgcattgggtatgttgttgttgtagctaTGGTGCTTTATACTAAGAATCTAATTCTACTTCATTGTAGCAAGCGTTGCGTAACGCTTATGTTAGACATATATTTGTTTTCATAAATGGCTGGTCATTGATGAAATCTATATGGCATAAGAACTACCAAAAAAGAAGCCAATGCTCATTTTAGGACTACCTTTTCATTCATTCCTTGGATGCAATCTTTACAGTGACTCCATCTTTTTTTGATGAGAAAATGTATGGAGTTATATGTTAGTAATTACAAATTCAGAATCTTTATTGCAAGTTTTAGTTGAGTTTTTGGCTGTTCTTATCGTGCTCGGCTCATGAGTCTCACCAAGGGGTATCTCAAACCTGAAGGACATTTTTCAACAATAATCAAGTTTGACCCAAGTGTGATGATTTCCTCAGGTTCTCTCTTTGGCATTATGCAAAAGGATTAGCATCCCTCTTGCTCGTACTGCCTCAGTTTGGTGTTGCTTCTTATGTGTATATGAACTTTGTTAAGCCTTGTCTTTCCCCGAATCCATGCATAGAAAATGTCACAGAAAAGAACGAGTGCATGCCCATGGAGCTGTGCAGTGATTATATTGATGCAGCACCGAGACATTTGGAGCAGGATGAAAAGGACAACCTGCAAAGTTTTGTTGTTTATGAGGTAATGATAGTTTCTCCCTACAATTGCCTCTCCTATGCTCTAGACGGTGACATGTTCATGAACATTTTGTTTATAATTCTGTTTCAGGCTGAATCTTCTCCTTCATGTCATCGGACAATTCATCCTAAGAAAGTTCAAATGGAGTGGAGCTGCGCGCTCTGTCTGGTGAGCGCTTCCAGCGAGAAAGGTCTAAAGCAACACATCAAAGGTAAGAAGCACAAACTAAAGGAAGACGAAGAAAGGAAACATGAAATGATCATGGCAAGTATAGTAGCTAAATTTGCTTCGAAGTTGGAGGGAAGTTATTTAACAGATTTACTCGAGAGTTTGAACCACTTAAAATCTCTGAAGTTTGTTGAATTAAGAGGCTTTAATTTGCCTATCAGAAGACCATTTAGGTATTGCACTTGGAGAAAGCCTGAGCCTGGATGGATAAAACTAAATACAGATGGATCTATAGACCGGAAAAGAGCTGGTCTTGGTGGTTTGCTTCGTGATTATGAAGGTGTTGCTATTTGCGCTTGTGTCTCTGAAGTTCCATGTGACGATATCTTCTTGGTTGAGTTACTGGCTATATGGAGAGGTCTTACACTTGCTGTCAGTATCGGGATCAAAAGGATATGGGTAGAATCCGACTCAATGAGTGCAGTGAAAGCTATTAACAAACAGCAGCCACATAATCAGAAGGCTGCTAGCTGTCTCCAACACATTTGGAAAATGTTGAACAAGTTTCAAAAGTACCAAGTCACTCACTCGTGGCGTGAAACAAACCGAGCTGCTGATTATTTATCAAAGATGGATATATTAGGAAGTGACATTGTGATGTGGCCTACAGATTTTCATAAATCCCTTTGCAAAATTATTGCAGAAGATGCTCAAGGAAGCGTGTACCTTAGACGATAATCCATGGCTCGGGAAAACCATATATCGGATGGGATTCAGATTCACAAAGAAATTGTTATATGCATCAGCTTTTTGTTGTAACAGAAGACTACCGCCTGAAGTTGCAGGCTTGCTGTCGGTGCCAACTTGTACCCACCTCGACTAATCCACTGGATACCTGCTACCTTCCGCCAATACCAATTAAAGTAGTTAAGGTCCCAGTTGCAAATATGTTCACTAATGCATCTTGTCTACTGATGCGCTTCTTGTAATCAAGTTTCTAATCAATCTTGTCTTTCTTGCCTTATTATATCATGGAAGTACAATGCTTATGAATAGAAAGTATCAAATATTGGTTAAAACTTCCGACTCctaactaaatataaaaataattatcattacATCTATCATATGGTTGAGTCGATCTAATTCGTTCTTATCTATAGATAACGCAAAAGAGAACCTCCAACTTGAAAAGGTACGAATGGAAACTTCTTTGCCATTTGGATCAGAAAAACAGAACCAAGCATCTCAAACACTGACAAGTCGACAGAATTATATTCCATTTAACCAAAATTGGAAACATCTCATGCATCAAGGTTTACTGCTCCTTTTGAGTACTTGTTAGAAAAATCTCATGATCGACTCTGCCAATGTCATACACTCCCTCTGTTTCATTTTACTTGGCTCATGTTTACTTGACAAAAACTTTTATTAGGGTGTATTTTAgtgaattaattttattattgatgTTTCGGAACTCCAAATTTGACTACCACCACTACTACTTTATTAGAAGTGTATTTTAGTGAACTAACTTTATTGTTGATGTTTCGGAACCCTAAATTTGACTACCATCACTACTActttatatagttatttaatattaaGGATTGTATGAGgagaaaaataacaaaactCTCTTGATTTGCTAAAATggacaagtaaaataaaaattctatttttagtatatggGTAAAGTTAAATGTAACGGAGGAGTATCTTAGAACTgatcaaataaagtaaaaaaagcAAGGCAAACTCAGGTAATAGAATACCTTGTAGAAATTGCACCCGGTCGCCAGTTTGCACTCTGCTCTATTCAGCTTTCTTAATATTATTTAACTTGTAGCCAGAACTTCAAACATAAgtataacataaaatttgaaaatcaacACTGTATGATCTTATTTTGTAATATGGATCTACAGCAAGATGTATATATCGAGTGCACGTCATGAACTTGGACCTTGTCAGACGATTACTATTAGTATTAAAATATAAGTTGAGAAAAAGTGTGTTTTGTGTCTAAAGTGCTCTGTTAGAGTCTACTTTATGCTATTCAAACTTCATATTTAAGGTCTGAAGTTAAGCAttggtaattcaaatttcaTACACGAGGTTTGAACTTCAAAGTTTTAACTCTGAAGTTTGATTCCGAGGTTTGAAACTTCAAATACAAATTCTGAAGCGCCTTAATGTAGAATGTTTTTAAGAAAAGTCgctatattttaaataataccCTTAAAATCAACTATTTGTGCCAAAAAGTACGGACTCTTCTTGGGCCAGTGTAGGTAACACAGCCCAACAATTATGAGGAGGATTTTCTTCGAGAtaatataattttgaaaaaagataATTACAGTAGATGGTAATTCGGTCATTTTAATTATCAAAGAAGGTCATTCGGTGTATATTGATGTATACtcagtgtatatttcatgtataaaatGTATCATAacgtatattcagtgtataactcgtgtataagtaatctatattgcatagtcagtgtatactttctatgacttttgcaagctatattgtatagtcactgtatattttctatgatttttggctattctttatgtaaataaaacatgactatatttattgtaaacaaattagtttattgtatatatttaaaattgtctTTTTGAAAATACCTTTCGTGGTTGAACAATTATACTCATCTATCATAAGAAAAATAGTTATGATTCATGGCATAATCTAGACACTCACATTAATTCTATAgaaaatttaaaacatcaaaatacGGTGTATTATAAATAGGAAGATGAAGAGATAAAGGTAAGAAGAATAATCATGATATTCGAAAAGATGATAGCAAACGcaatgtactcaagtagctctgCATGCAGTAGGAGCCATTCATAAATTTATTACGTTGTGAAACCATAAATAAGAATTATCAGAAACTCTACACAAAATGAACTACAGTGGTAGATAAAATTAAATGGCTGTACCAACTACGAACCATAAATGACAACCTAGTGATTAACTTAGAAAAAAAGAGTCAAAACTCCATCCAACAAAACTACTCGTCATCATAATATTATTAAGCTGGTCGTCAAGGTCTAAGAAATCAAGCCACTGTGGTAGAACTTCTGCGACACTCACACACCATATTCATGTAAAACTGACATTTGCTTAGGTCGCCTCCATTATTGAGACACTGCAACAATGAAAGACACCTTATTATCAATAGTTTTACAATGCCAAACGAGAAAAAATTAGCTCAGTTGGTTGGCTACTGAACTCCCATTTTAATTTGTTGGTGAGTTCGATTCTCTGCCTTGTACCCCCAATTTTATAGCATCAACAAGCAAATGCAACAGAGAAGCTATAGGAAATTAGCATATATACCTCTTGGAAAGCTGCCATTGGGGCACCACATCCAACAGCTGTAGAACCAGCTGAGGGGGCAGGATCAGCCACCTTAACCTCATGTTTAAAATCCCGTACGCCTAACACAGCATCCGTTACCGTATGGCCGACTGCATTTCCACTACCAAAGGCCATTCCTGTTTTTTACCAACAAAATATCAGCATTGAGCATATACAGATTAAAGCTATCAGAATCTGACCATGATTGATATCTAGATTTTGTCATAgacctaattaattattttcaattacgTAAATCAATAGTTGTAATTGCACTCAAAGGTAAGGCATTGCCCATTTTAATAGGAACTTTTGTACGAGAAACAATATTATCAGAATCTGCCTATGATCTATCTGAAGCAACTACTAACCATCGGTAAACGAGGAACCAAGACCTCCTGCTGCAGGTTGACTCTGTACCGGAGatggaggagaaggaggaacAGGAGCAGCTGCAACATATGGGAACCAAAATTCTAAgtcatacaacaacaacatacacaaTGTACGTAATTCTAAGTCATCATTATAGTAATTAATTTGAGGCGCGGCCAAAATTGTAGAAGGAATTAATAAGATGATCATGACTTGCCAGGCTTCCGTGGACTCTTCAGCGGCTTATCAGCAGCAAGACGAGGAGATGAGCGAGATCTTGACCATGGTAACCAACTTCCTGCAAAAGAAGCTGCCATCTTTTCGTATCAAAACTTTTTGATGATATCAGAATATCAGGTTAAAGTAATTACATATGAAAATGGTAGATAATTTAAATTACAGTTAATTTCTACTTTCGTTGTCAGTCTTAATTCACTCCAACTGAATCAACCTCCTTTATAACATTGCCTTTGTATGAtttttttcccttcaattttATAAGTGCCTTTGTAGATAATTTTTCTAGCTAAATGGATAagtcatgatatgaattatccTCCTACCCTTGAATGTTTCTTGAAGTAAAAAAGTCATTATTATTAGTTTCaacttaattatatatagaaTTATAAATGTTATGAGAACTTGTATAAGTAGAAAATACTTTAATTATCATACTCAAtcggttaagaagtgttatttttaaaaagatatatatatatatttatattgtttttataataattttaaaaatttatataccAACTACGTTATTGTTGGAAAAGAAGTTCGAAACTAAAATCAATAGAATCTCACATTATATCAATAGTTTCAAGAATTTGTACGCAGAAGGTCTtagattttttgaaataatat
This region of Solanum dulcamara chromosome 9, daSolDulc1.2, whole genome shotgun sequence genomic DNA includes:
- the LOC129904253 gene encoding uncharacterized protein LOC129904253; the protein is MIILLIPSTILAAPQINYYNDDLELRTLCMLLLYDLEFWFPYVAAAPVPPSPPSPVQSQPAAGGLGSSFTDGMAFGSGNAVGHTVTDAVLGVRDFKHEVKVADPAPSAGSTAVGCGAPMAAFQECLNNGGDLSKCQFYMNMVCECRRSSTTVA
- the LOC129903372 gene encoding uncharacterized protein LOC129903372 — translated: MGLISFILISAKILLSCSFWIFCRPSVTLLCPLYASIRAIESDTESRYQKCLQYWVLFGLTTVLEFTLAKPLTGFSLWHYAKGLASLLLVLPQFGVASYVYMNFVKPCLSPNPCIENVTEKNECMPMELCSDYIDAAPRHLEQDEKDNLQSFVVYEAESSPSCHRTIHPKKVQMEWSCALCLVSASSEKGLKQHIKGKKHKLKEDEERKHEMIMASIVAKFASKLEGSYLTDLLESLNHLKSLKFVELRGFNLPIRRPFRYCTWRKPEPGWIKLNTDGSIDRKRAGLGGLLRDYEGVAICACVSEVPCDDIFLVELLAIWRGLTLAVSIGIKRIWVESDSMSAVKAINKQQPHNQKAASCLQHIWKMLNKFQKYQVTHSWRETNRAADYLSKMDILGSDIVMWPTDFHKSLCKIIAEDAQGSVYLRR